In Ciconia boyciana chromosome 30, ASM3463844v1, whole genome shotgun sequence, a single genomic region encodes these proteins:
- the LOC140645035 gene encoding ciliary microtubule associated protein 1A-like yields MDGAWVGTWRPHRPRGPIMAQFTSPGPKYSVPGTTGYLAHNPTKTKAPAYTFRGAKPPVADSCSPGPRYYVPPSITRNGKYVAPAQHICGLPKIKTEITPGPSDYSTDKANKHLYKCAPVQSMAFRHKAVKTDQTPGPGTYTLPRLVGPNTAYTHASPCYSLKGKSKHRGFAEDLSKTPGPAAFPKVELDVYKKRAPMYTMGTKSRLGGDKTVKPGPADYCLGKVTLIKPQAPAPTFGLRHSLYTAPLIALI; encoded by the exons ATGGACGGAGCCTGGGTGGGCACCTGGAGACCTCATCGCCCACGCGGCCCCATCATGGCCCAGTTCACCAGCCCGGGACCCAAGTACTCAGTCCCCGGGACAACAG GTTACCTGGCTCACAatcccaccaaaaccaaagccCCTGCCTACACTTTTCGAGGGGCCAAGCCTCCCGTCGCAGACAGCTGCTCTCCGGGTCCTCGGTACTACGTCCCGCCCTCCATCACCAGGAACGGGAAGTACGTGGCTCCAGCACAGCACATCTGCGGACTTCCCAAGATTAAGACCGAGATCACTCCTGGACCAA GTGACTACTCCACCGACAAGGCCAACAAACACCTCTACAAATGCGCGCCGGTGCAGTCCATGGCCTTCCGGCACAAGGCGGTCAAAACCGACCAAACTCCAG GTCCTGGCACCTACACCCTGCCTAGGCTGGTGGGACCCAACACAGCCTACACCCACGCCAGCCCGTGCTACTCCCTGAAAGGGAAGAGCAAGCACAGGGGCTTTGCTGAAGACCTCTCCAAG ACGCCAGGTCCTGCTGCATTCCCCAAGGTGGAACTGGACGTCTACAAAAAACGGGCTCCCATGTACACGATGGGAACCAAAAGTAGACTTGGAGGCGACAAAACAGTGAAGCCGGGGCCGGCAGACTACTGCCTGGGAAAG GTGACACTGATCAAGCCCCAGGCACCTGCTCCCACTTTTGGACTCCGACATTCCCTCTACACAGCTCCTCTAATAGCTCTGATATGA